The Cucumis melo cultivar AY chromosome 6, USDA_Cmelo_AY_1.0, whole genome shotgun sequence genome includes a region encoding these proteins:
- the LOC103483437 gene encoding E3 ubiquitin-protein ligase ATL4: protein MASPPPPPLPDDFSGSAIDYVSSSPPLPQSPVSSSHSSSLKNLSPSILIILTILAFTAFASVILCLVLRYLNRRCLLRLSAVSGSSSSSSVSSRRIIPAEQTAVRCTNSFSPIESLPLFSFSSVTRRSSTAAADCAVCLSKFEAEDQLRLLPLCCHAFHAQCVDTWLQSNQSCPLCRSAIFASESDVMKASMASYAAEGRGGGDSFRLEIGSISRRQAPSDSGEGRRSYSIGSFEYFVEEDSEVNFTNAHRRSVSDKEDIEAPISAVSTERSLAADVGSGRNWLKDYVDRLSNSVSSRALSFRGSGRFFTGSSRRSEVTVAGEWEQENSRVGEEISELFRWFSGV from the coding sequence ATGGCttctccgccgccgccgccatTGCCGGACGATTTCTCAGGCTCTGCCATTGACTATGTTTCATCCTCTCCTCCTCTTCCTCAGTCGCCGGTTTCCAGTAGTCACTCTTCTTCGCTGAAGAATCTCAGTCCCAGCATCTTAATCATTCTTACGATCCTTGCATTTACTGCTTTTGCTTCGGTGATTCTCTGCCTTGTTCTCCGTTACCTTAACCGACGGTGTCTTCTCCGTCTCTCTGCGGTTTCTGGATCGTCATCGTCCTCTTCTGTTTCTAGTCGCCGCATCATTCCGGCAGAACAAACTGCGGTTCGATGTACTAACTCTTTCTCTCCAATCGAATCGCTTCCTCTGTTCTCCTTCTCCTCCGTCACGCGTCGTTCTTCCACTGCCGCGGCTGATTGCGCCGTTTGTTTGTCGAAATTTGAAGCGGAAGATCAGCttcgtcttcttcctctctGTTGCCATGCGTTTCACGCTCAATGCGTCGATACTTGGCTTCAATCCAACCAGAGTTGTCCTCTTTGCCGCTCCGCCATTTTCGCTTCTGAATCCGATGTAATGAAGGCATCTATGGCTTCCTATGCCGCCGAAGGTCGCGGCGGGGGGGACAGTTTTAGGCTCGAGATTGGCAGTATTAGCCGTAGACAAGCACCTTCCGACTCTGGCGAAGGAAGGAGATCGTATTCGATAGGATCGTTCGAATATTTCGTCGAAGAAGATTCTGAGGTAAACTTCACCAATGCTCACCGGAGGAGCGTCTCAGATAAGGAGGACATTGAAGCTCCCATATCGGCGGTATCTACAGAGCGAAGCCTAGCGGCGGACGTCGGGTCCGGAAGGAATTGGCTGAAGGACTACGTCGATAGGCTCTCGAATTCTGTGTCATCTCGTGCACTGTCTTTCCGAGGCTCCGGTAGGTTCTTCACCGGAAGTAGTCGACGGAGTGAGGTGACAGTCGCGGGAGAATGGGAACAAGAGAACAGCCGCGTCGGAGAGGAAATAAGCGAGTTATTCCGATGGTTTTCAGGGGTATGA